Proteins encoded in a region of the Moritella marina ATCC 15381 genome:
- a CDS encoding GFA family protein, translating into MYTGSCLCGSIQFELNGAISDPIYCHCSRCRKSSGSAYATNGFVNASELNVTDIKNVLKYYESSEGKRKYFCSTCGSPIYSSNSEKPDKLRIRLGVIDSDIIERPISHNFITSKGNWEELDATLPMYEKHEPSRQ; encoded by the coding sequence ATGTATACAGGAAGTTGTTTGTGCGGATCTATTCAGTTTGAATTGAATGGCGCAATTTCAGACCCGATTTATTGCCATTGTTCCCGTTGTCGCAAATCAAGTGGCAGTGCTTACGCGACAAATGGATTTGTGAATGCGTCAGAACTTAACGTTACCGATATTAAAAATGTACTTAAATACTATGAGAGTAGTGAAGGAAAGCGAAAATATTTCTGCTCTACGTGCGGTTCTCCAATCTATAGCTCAAACTCGGAGAAGCCTGATAAATTGAGAATACGTTTAGGTGTGATCGATAGTGATATCATAGAGCGACCAATTTCCCATAATTTCATTACCTCGAAGGGAAACTGGGAAGAACTCGATGCGACATTACCAATGTATGAAAAGCACGAACCTTCAAGACAATAG
- a CDS encoding glutathione S-transferase family protein has protein sequence MKVYGDLQSGNCLKVKMLLSFLSIEHDWIDVNILAGETKTAAFLSKNPNGKIPAVELDDGRYLCESNAILGYFAENTPLLPTDIYMKAKVYEWLFFEQYSHEPFIAVARFIQKYLDMPKARMDEHASLQEGGNKALQLMENQLSETQYLVGDEMTIADISLYAYTHVADEGGFDLNRYPDIQSWCRRIQSTSGYVGMA, from the coding sequence ATGAAAGTATATGGTGACTTACAATCAGGTAACTGCTTAAAAGTGAAGATGTTATTATCGTTTTTAAGTATTGAACATGACTGGATTGATGTGAATATTCTAGCGGGTGAAACGAAAACAGCTGCGTTCTTGTCTAAAAATCCAAACGGCAAGATCCCCGCGGTCGAATTAGATGACGGTCGTTACCTATGCGAATCTAACGCGATATTAGGCTACTTTGCCGAGAACACACCTTTGCTGCCAACTGATATTTACATGAAGGCCAAAGTGTATGAATGGCTTTTCTTCGAACAATACAGCCATGAACCTTTTATTGCTGTTGCCCGTTTTATTCAAAAATATTTAGACATGCCGAAAGCAAGGATGGATGAACACGCCTCGCTGCAAGAGGGCGGTAATAAAGCACTGCAGTTAATGGAAAACCAATTATCTGAAACTCAGTATTTAGTCGGGGATGAAATGACGATTGCTGATATTTCCCTTTATGCTTATACCCATGTCGCAGATGAAGGTGGTTTTGATTTAAACCGTTACCCTGATATTCAAAGTTGGTGTCGTCGAATTCAATCAACTTCGGGTTACGTGGGTATGGCGTAA
- a CDS encoding PhzF family phenazine biosynthesis protein — MKMDIFIVDAFTDQQFKGNSAAVIPVDDWLTAELMQSIAIENNLSETAFIKQVEGNQYEIRWFSPLTEIDFCGHATLASAFVLFHEFGVENEIEFITAEVGTLKVVLNQHHEIEMTFPVQMPEPIADIPAQLLLGLSKTPTQVLRNRQAYFAILSCEQDVLDVTYDSSQLKQLAPYDVVVTSASTQYDFISRYFWPASGGDEDPVTGSIHAGLAPYWADKLAKTDLLAYQASRRGGILKCQVTNQHVIVSGQGVLYLKGTINV, encoded by the coding sequence TTGAAAATGGATATATTCATCGTTGATGCGTTTACAGATCAACAGTTCAAAGGTAATTCCGCCGCCGTTATTCCAGTAGATGATTGGCTAACAGCGGAGTTGATGCAAAGTATCGCGATAGAGAACAACCTATCAGAAACCGCGTTTATAAAGCAGGTTGAGGGAAACCAGTACGAGATCCGTTGGTTCTCGCCGCTGACAGAAATTGATTTTTGTGGTCATGCGACATTGGCGTCTGCTTTTGTGCTATTTCATGAATTTGGTGTTGAAAACGAAATAGAGTTTATTACCGCTGAAGTTGGTACGTTAAAAGTAGTACTGAATCAGCATCATGAAATAGAAATGACTTTCCCTGTTCAAATGCCAGAGCCTATTGCCGATATACCAGCGCAGCTGCTGTTAGGCCTTTCGAAAACACCAACGCAAGTGCTGAGAAATAGACAGGCTTACTTTGCCATTCTAAGCTGTGAGCAAGACGTATTAGATGTTACTTATGATTCATCACAACTGAAACAACTTGCGCCTTATGATGTTGTTGTTACGTCTGCATCGACTCAATATGATTTTATTTCGCGTTATTTCTGGCCTGCAAGCGGTGGTGATGAAGACCCTGTTACAGGTTCTATTCATGCGGGTTTGGCACCTTATTGGGCTGATAAATTAGCCAAGACTGACTTGCTGGCATACCAAGCCTCACGCCGAGGCGGTATTTTAAAGTGTCAGGTTACCAATCAGCATGTCATTGTATCTGGTCAAGGTGTGCTATACCTGAAAGGTACGATTAATGTGTAA
- a CDS encoding alpha/beta hydrolase, producing MQTVFLTVIYFVVIPVVIQLSIAALLIMFGKRKPRNSDNNSLNFDELYTVDYTCLPPRQSCKARDGKEITYRHYPASADTVLILLHGSGWHSQYLLPLAKSISDDGLATVYTPDLRGHGMTPERRGDVDYIEQLEDDLADFITQIQARHPNAKLILGGHSSGGGLAIRFAGSRYADQIDAYLLLSPFLKYNAPTMRSNSGGWANAHTARIIGLSMLNMLGIHRFDHLTAIEFNMPASARDGTETLSYSHRLNTAYAPRHYKKDLAAIKQPVLVAVGECDDAFIAQQFESVMSPYTSVKVALLPEVSHMGIVVDSEVQLVVKDWLQTLK from the coding sequence ATGCAGACAGTGTTTTTAACGGTTATTTACTTTGTGGTCATTCCGGTGGTAATTCAACTGAGTATTGCCGCCTTACTGATTATGTTTGGTAAGCGGAAACCACGTAACTCGGATAATAACAGTCTTAATTTTGATGAACTTTATACCGTTGATTACACATGCTTGCCACCACGACAAAGCTGTAAAGCAAGGGATGGTAAAGAGATAACCTATCGACACTATCCTGCGAGCGCTGATACGGTGCTTATTTTACTGCATGGATCTGGTTGGCATAGCCAGTATTTGCTGCCTTTAGCTAAATCCATCAGTGATGACGGGCTAGCTACAGTCTATACACCTGATTTACGCGGGCATGGCATGACACCTGAACGGCGAGGCGATGTCGACTATATTGAACAACTAGAAGATGATTTAGCCGATTTTATTACTCAGATCCAAGCTCGCCACCCCAATGCCAAACTGATCCTTGGTGGCCATTCATCTGGCGGTGGACTCGCTATACGTTTTGCTGGCAGTCGCTATGCCGATCAAATCGATGCTTATCTATTGTTATCACCTTTCCTAAAATACAATGCCCCAACGATGCGTAGTAATTCGGGTGGTTGGGCTAATGCACATACTGCTCGTATCATCGGGTTAAGCATGCTTAATATGCTGGGGATCCACCGGTTTGATCATCTGACCGCTATCGAATTCAATATGCCTGCATCAGCACGAGATGGTACTGAAACCTTGTCGTATTCTCATCGACTGAATACGGCCTACGCACCGCGTCATTATAAAAAAGACCTTGCTGCGATCAAACAACCTGTTCTTGTAGCCGTCGGTGAATGTGATGACGCGTTTATTGCGCAGCAGTTTGAGTCTGTCATGTCGCCATACACATCAGTTAAAGTGGCGTTGTTACCTGAGGTTTCACATATGGGCATAGTTGTTGATTCTGAGGTACAGTTAGTGGTTAAAGACTGGTTACAGACATTGAAATAA
- a CDS encoding bleomycin resistance protein: MMTLRVVPELYCFDINVSKAFFVNVLGFAVKYERPEEEFVYLTLDGVDLMLEGINSDSRKWITDKLEAPLGRGINFQWDVENIEALYRSVKSLAADAIYLHLESKSYECGNKITVQQQFIVQTPDGYLFRFCQDIL; this comes from the coding sequence ATGATGACGTTACGAGTAGTACCTGAGCTTTACTGTTTCGATATAAATGTGAGTAAAGCGTTCTTCGTTAACGTATTGGGGTTCGCTGTAAAATACGAACGCCCAGAAGAAGAGTTTGTCTATCTCACGCTTGATGGTGTTGATTTGATGCTTGAAGGTATCAACAGTGATAGCCGTAAGTGGATCACCGATAAGCTTGAAGCTCCATTAGGGCGTGGTATTAATTTCCAGTGGGACGTTGAAAATATCGAAGCTTTATATCGCAGTGTTAAGTCACTGGCTGCAGATGCGATATATTTACACTTAGAATCTAAGTCGTATGAGTGTGGTAATAAGATAACGGTTCAACAGCAATTTATCGTTCAAACTCCTGATGGTTATCTATTTAGATTTTGTCAGGACATACTTTGA
- a CDS encoding GNAT family N-acetyltransferase has product MFVKEIEDNLQLVLLTQHHAKELFALIDNNRQYLEKWMTWPPKTKSHEDTESFIKLCLSGLSENKELACGIEYHGRLVGVITLNEINQDLKKVIIGYWVSAECQGKGFITKSCKALIEYAFDKLSMTKIQIHVATENIPSQKVCERLGFHLEGTIKNSENLHGVIVDHNIYGLMKVDHANTPIDSKKRLQLV; this is encoded by the coding sequence ATGTTCGTCAAAGAAATAGAAGATAATTTACAACTTGTTCTGTTAACTCAACACCATGCTAAAGAGTTATTTGCATTAATTGATAACAATAGACAGTACCTAGAAAAATGGATGACTTGGCCACCTAAAACAAAAAGTCATGAAGATACAGAAAGTTTCATCAAACTTTGTCTTTCCGGTCTTTCTGAAAACAAAGAGCTTGCTTGCGGTATTGAATATCATGGCAGGCTTGTTGGTGTAATAACATTAAACGAAATAAACCAAGACCTGAAGAAAGTAATCATTGGTTATTGGGTTTCAGCAGAATGTCAGGGAAAAGGCTTTATAACCAAATCATGTAAGGCTCTTATAGAATATGCTTTTGATAAATTGAGTATGACTAAAATTCAGATTCATGTTGCGACAGAAAACATTCCGAGTCAAAAAGTCTGTGAACGACTTGGCTTTCACCTTGAAGGTACAATAAAGAATTCTGAAAACCTCCATGGAGTAATCGTAGATCACAACATCTATGGTCTTATGAAAGTAGACCATGCAAATACTCCGATAGACTCTAAAAAACGGCTACAACTCGTTTAA